A single Sander lucioperca isolate FBNREF2018 chromosome 24, SLUC_FBN_1.2, whole genome shotgun sequence DNA region contains:
- the si:dkeyp-34c12.1 gene encoding neurofilament heavy polypeptide, translated as MSDMSNTHLILRGSRLSWSFIPSGRQLPRTPPLPNVTKRLTFCDKDSNEDKEPQLKMEADTRDQDGNNQNTTFDFNTTGTKKENISEPCDPNSMLKGMKGYQLTPSDLEFIEKMEKDKLVKKLQQDLEEVQRSLKNEMMSMELVYASREITQAVLENFPSCEDLTKWVKVVLNMTSPSTELTNLDTKSLLAMVTKETIQRVADKKKLELTRMEKMLANKKKKEAQERGQLEKQIASERLKIQGSMSQLSDLKSELAQQKEAYKALELQIKTKEEPEIKAEEADTSEELQATKRRGKRTQAVKSTEKLQAAKKQSKSTRSKPTDGKTDRQTSVKDDHADKNASETLKTKRTSGAAAEKLTKSVKEARGPQKKEARGPQKNVVKQESNSQESVQAVGGRRKPPGTTRTVASRLKNQSHVKTGDSPSTSQQAAPSQGRKQAAVAAGDAAEEAQNTVLRRSKRIASRT; from the exons ATGTCAGACATGTCGAACACACATTTAATTCTGAGAGGAAGCCGTCTTTCATGGAGTTTTATTCCATCAGGTCGACAGCTCCCCAGGACTCCTCCTTTGCCGAATGTAACTAAACGCCTGACTTTTTGTGATAAAGATTCAAATGAGGATAAGGAGCCACAGCTGAAAATGGAG GCCGATACTAGAGATCAGGATGGCAATAACCAAAACACGACGTTTGATTTCAACACAACTGGGACAAAAAAAG AAAACATTTCAGAACCATGTGATCCTAACTCAATGCTGAAAGGGATGAAGGGGTATCAGCTGACACCAAGTGACTTggagtttattgaaaagatggaaaaagataaacttgttaaaaaactGCAG CAAGACCTGGAAGAGGTGCAGCGgtcattaaaaaatgaaatgatgtcCATGGAGCTGGTGTATGCTTCCAGGGAGATCACGCAAGCTGTACTCGAAAAT TTCCCATCCTGTGAGGACCtcactaagtgggtaaaggtggTCCTCAACATGACATCACCATCGACCGAGTTAACAAACCTAGACACTAAGTCTCTCCTGGCCATGGTGACGAAAGAAACCATTCAAAGAGTCGCGGATAAGAAGAAGCTAGAGCTCACTCGGATGGAGAAGATGCTGGCAAACAA aaagaagaaagaggcTCAAGAGAGAGGGCAGCTTGAAAAACAAATTGCCAGTGAACGG CTGAAGATACAGGGCTCAATGAGCCAGTTATCAGACCTGAAATCTGAACTCGCACAACAAAAG GAAGCCTATAAAGCTCTTGAACTACAGATCAAAACCAAAGAAGAGCCAGAAATTAAAGCAGAAGAAGCAGACACATCAGAGGAACTACAAGCCACTAAACGCAGAGGAAAGAGAACACAGGCTGTTAAATCTACTGAAAAGTTGCAAGCcgcaaaaaaacaaagtaaatcAACAAGGAGCAAACCCACAGACggtaaaacagacagacagacaagtgtGAAAGATGATCATGCAGATAAGAACGCAAGTGAAACTCTGAAGACGAAACGGACTTCTGGAGCTGCGGCAGAAAAGCTGACAAAGTCGGTTAAAGAAGCCAGAGGCCCACAGAAGAAAGAAGCCAGAGGGCCACAGAAGAACGTTGTGAAACAAGAGTCAAATTCACAGGAGTCTGTGCAAGCTGTTGGAGGTAGAAGAAAGCCTCCTGGAACCACACGGACCGTAGCTTCACGACTGAAAAATCAAAGTCACGTGAAAACTGGGGACTCTCCGTCCACGTCACAGCAGGCGGCTCCCTCGCAGGGCAGAAAGCAGGCTGCTGTAGCTGCAGGTGATGCTGCAGAGGAGGCCCAAAATACTGTTCTGAGAAGATCCAAGAGGATAGCCAGCAGAACGTGA